The DNA region aggtcagactgtatcaacaagaaggatatatgATGAAGAAGATAATGCTGGTCGGTGTCTCATGGAGTTGGATTTGATAGAAGAGGTTAGAGACAAAGTAGCTACACGCCTTATATGATACAGACAACGCATGAGGCAGCATTACAACAGAAGGGTCATCCCCCGATTCTTTCAAGTATGGGATTTAGTATGGAAACGCATCAAACCTGTGGGAGATGTCAGTAAATTGGTGCCTCAGTGGGGAGGACTATACAAGGTTATAAAGAAGCTTGCCTCAGGTTcttactatctccaagatgcagAAGGGAGAAATCTAGATAgaccttggagcgctaatcactTGCAACCATACAGAACCTAGCAAGTACGCCTATAATTCATACATGTGTTTCATCTGATTTAACAGTAATGAAAAAGTGCAGACATTGATTCTAAAAGCAAGTTGTACCCACACTAATGAGTATAAATTGCTCTCACTATCAAGCGTGTTTTCTCCGCTCTgtcacagtcgatcggggaccttgaggAGTGAGCGGCCAgacttccttaggaggaactggagactttaaacctttaaatagttcgagtgtgcttcctccgctctgtcatagtcgatcggggaccttgaggAGTGACCGGTCAGGCTTCCTCAataggaaccggagactttaaacctttaaatagttcgagcgtgcttcctccgctctgtcatagtcgctcggggaccttgaggagtgacggtcgggcttccttagggggaaccagagactttaaacctttaaatagtttgagcgtgcttcctccgctctgtcacagtcgatcggggaccttgaggagtgaccggtctggcttcctcagggggaaccggagactttaaacctttaaatagttcgagcgtgcttcctccgctctgtCACAGTTGATCGAGGACCTTGAGGAGTGACCGGTTAGGCTTCCTCAGGAGGAACCGGAAATTTTAAACCTTTAAATAGTTCGAGCGTACTTCCTCTGCTCTGTCATAGTCAATCAAGGACCTTGAGGAGTGACAGGTCAGACTTCCtcaggaggaaccggagactttaaacctttaaatagTTCGAGCGTACTTCCTCTGCTCTGTCATAGTCAATCAAGGACCTTGAGGAGTGACAGGTCAGACTTCCTCAgggggaatcagagactttaaacctttaaatagTTTGAGCATGCTTCCTCTgctctgtcatagtcgatcggggaccttaaggagtgaccggttaGGTTTCCTCAGGAGGAACTGGAGATTTTAAACCTTTAAAtagttcgagcgtgcttcctccgctctgtcatagtcgatcggggaccttgaggagtgaccggtcgggcttccttagggggaaccggagactttaaacctttaaatagttcgagcgtgcttcctccgctctgtCACAGTCAATCGAGGACCTTGAGGAGTGACCGGTCAGTCTTCCtcaggggaaccggagactttaaacctttaaatagttcgagcgtgcttcctctgctctgtcatagtcgatcgTGGACCTTGAGGAGTAACCGGTCAGGCTTCCtcagggggaaccggagactttaaacctttgaatagttcgagcgtgcttcctccgctctatCATAGTCGATCGGGTTTTTCTATGAAGAACCGAAAACTTTTAatcctcaaaaaaaaaaaggagcaaGCTTACGTCATATGCTCTGTTATGACCTATGAAGAACAGGGTTttcctgtgaatcttgcttggaaggtaaaatgaccaagagaccttttaaggccaaggggtatagagccaaagatgtgttagaactggttcattctaatttttgtggtcctatgtctatctaggcaagatgtggtttcgaatattttgtctcttttatagacgactattcgagatatgggtacatttacttgatgcgccgcaagtctgaatgctttgataagttcaaagagtacatgactgatgtggagaaatgtcacagtaaaagtatcaagacactacggtctgatcgtggtggcgagtacctctcaggagagtttaggaattacttaacagaggttgggattcaatctcaattgtctgcacctggtacaccctaacagaatggtgtggtagaatgaaggaatagaactcttatggaaatggttagatctatgatgagttattcagaattaccaaattcgttctggggatatgctttagaaacggtagtgaacattctaaacatggtgccttctaaatcagtatctctactcccatggaattgtggaatgggtgaaagtcttctctgagtcatattcgaatatggggtagtccagcacatgtgctgaaggaatatactgataagttggaatctcgtacagaagttcgcttgtttataggttatcccaaaggaataaaaggtggtttattttatagtcctaaagatcaaaaggtcattgttagcacgaatgcccgatttttaaaagaagactatgtaataaaccacaagcccatgagtgaaattgttctagaagaaatgagagaggacacgtctactttagtaccaagagTACAAgataaatatcacaagaaactgcaacacgtatcacaaatgatacacaaccacagacagtgcctcgtcgtagtgggagagttgtgaggcaacctgagagattcatgtttttaggagagtcttcggacttgatcccaggtaaacatgaacctgatcctcgaatatataacgaagcactccaagataaagatgcagcatcttggcaaagagcaattgtaaaataccgaaaataggcgaatattagtaagggaattttccagaatttttggaaaattttcagaaaatttcggagcttgtacggacgagttaacggggataaaaacgaggcccggaaaagcctgtttaggctaccccgttttaacgaggaaaagttttattttttccttttctatttgTTTTCTCTCGTTACTGTGCCTTCTCCTTCCCCTGCGAGCCGATCCACACCCGACACCTTTTCCTCACGCCGAGTCTTCTTCCCCTGCCGATTTCTCATCTGCCCTAACCGCACACGAGCGATTTCTACTcccctttttccttcttcttcccgCAGTTGAGCCCGACGCCACTTCCTTACCTCTGTCTCCACACCCTTTACCCCAGAGCTGTGAGCCACCACCGCCGCTCCTCCCCGCTGCACACCGCGAGCTCGACTCCTTTGTGCCCTAGAATCTCCGTCGCCTCCTCCCGATTTCCTTTCCCCCTCCTCTTGTCCGACGAGCCAGCGCCGACCATTGCTGGAGGTTACTTGCTTCCTGTTCCCgagccgccagccaccgagcgCCCCCCAATTTCCGCCACCGTGCCCTAGCTAGTAGTCGGtgtcgcacggagcagcgccacCCCTCACCGTGCCGCCATAATGAACCCTGGGCTGATTTCTACAGCCAACACCCTCTCCACAGTCCTCTGCCATTGTTGACCTAGGGTTCCGGCGGCCAGTATTGAGGTAGGTTTTTCTCTTAAACCTAGATTTAGGTTTGGGTGTGCTGATAAGGTGGCTAATCAAAACAGATTAGGCAACGAGGTGTTTTCCATATCAGAGCTTGGATCTTCTCCTCTGTTCTTGATCATTTCCTTCCTTGCGGTGGATTTAGGTCACGGTTGAGGTAAGTTTTGGATCTTCTGTTCTTGACCCGAACGGTGTAGTTTGTTCCCAGCTATGAGTTGTTTCGTTTATGATATGGAATCTGTGCTTGTTTTTCTAGCAGCAAAGCTTTAAACTCCAGTAGTAAAGCTTTAATCAGTAGCTGCTCATACTCGGTCAAGCGACAATGATCCTTGCTATTGAGCCACAACGACTGGGGTTGAGGTATAGTGTAGGATTTGAACAtcgttgtagatgattgctagttttgttagcaatagttgttaacttagatttagaattaatctaaGTGGTGTAagtagggttaatgaagctaaccctagatggttgGTGGATTAGGAAGTTGTTTATCTATTTGTTTATagttaacttagctaaactgtacgatttactacaggactttgacgcgagacgagtatctcgacgtcagacttggaccagattggatcctttcttattggaggtgggtacttctgactttatgtcatttgatatgcatagtagtgaatttaacaaattacaataattatgtttcttatctgtttcggttagtcactacccgatacttgttacatgcttggttgttactttttttgcatctcatgttattccttacctgcttatacatgcttatagggggtagtgatataccatgcttcaccatgttcaggacctaggttttataccttatcttatctgtgtacctttgatttgattcattgacctaaggtgcaccttctatatatatatggattagttcaggatatttccatggttagtgtcatgcaccattcgcatgattgcatgttgtgcgatgttccgctccattattgttgagcacatcgccagttacatggatctgcacactccaccactcatgggttagtggtcgattcaggcagaatgtgttgcagcagggactttgtttggcttcgttggtccgctcatgggtagtgtgacgcagcgtggtagccggcagagattcctccccgtcatcgtgtaccgggagatgagagtattgcgctcccccatttatgatttggggtaggaggataggtgtactcagacagcatcccgtccactcggtcacgcatcaggagcagtgacgacggagtgcacggttgtcacagccttacccactctgtctcaccattgtgtgtgagatggttgactggcgttaggggtgaccaggacgcatcattggcatcatacgcattgatgcatttatttcttgtgattgtgtttgtgcatttatttgctgcatattagttggatgcccatgcttgacatgcatacagtacagtattctcctgtttatttcagtttgcatttacctttattatgtcaggagactgtacgcatgattagtgctagatgttatttctctactatgtatatcaattgttacccgctgaggagttgactcaccccgtggatatttactattttcaggttgatgctgtcaggagagagttccagttgctagtcctctGCAGCCCAcgaggatgtttatttatcttttggctttatgtactagactatgtttggacttgttttgttttgatacttggagcttgcatgtattgtacttgtcgatgggtttttaattggatttgttttactatatGTCTGCCTAGATGACAGAAGAGGTAAgtggattttatcgtcggatttgagttttatgagtatagttgagtagggttgttttgagtcatattatcattattcagtttgtttactattaaactgcgtggttgtgtcagccagaggctgaaattgatataaactgcgtggatgtctgtattattgtttgtttattattgttattattccagccgcatgtggctgaggtatatggtgatgtagaaagtttcaaattgtccgccgtacaggggagatgttgccgaaatttcatcggacagggactcctccggggcgtgacaatttagctgtatcagagcacagttttacgatctttgttttcgtattttggatatttgggataacctgataccaatttatttggtatcagagcgccaggttggcgatacttgtttgatttccgtgtgttggagtttcgagatttatctaataccaatttattggtatcagagcgggttatgatatcTGCTGTTGGTGTTCTAGATATTTGGATATCTATCTCAGTTTATATGGATTTTCGTTGGATTTGATCTCGTTCGGAACTTTgaggtaaaatggggactggacagcgacggaacatctccagacgacaaataggtatgatatttattttatgattgttatacttgtagtaatatctgtgatataacttaacagatatgaggaggtcTACACGTATTGTtgtgagacgtggtgctggacggccacgtacgaggaccgtgggatctctggacttgccagagatgcctactagtgctgagcctgtcagtcagggaccgACTCAGGatgctgcgggcgcgtcgggctctcagatcccgatggctcctttagaggtacctacctcggctgcaccgactgtatccacccctatcgtatttacggtaccaccaggggtactaccggcatacccCGCACCTGCTTCGGCCCAGCCTACGGCGTACTCGGCACTTGTGCCCCAGTACCTACAGTATACCCGACActagtggcacctgtgcccccagtacctacagtATACCCAACAGCACCTGCACCAACGATATcggctgctccacatccggtaccattacctaccgtacctccagccgtAGCCACCTATATTCACCCTACAgagccaccgacggcttatgctccagtttatacagcatcaccaggagtacctcctccggtttattcagcggtaccacctgtagcaccagatCCAGtagttccgccagttcctgcagccgtctcGACACACCTCATTgacattgtcgcggcacgagctaggattccagtattagcagagtcaatgaagagtcgattcacactcttccgaggagaccttgacccgagtatggctctatcatggatagagactatggagcagaccttcttctatatggcttgctctgagtgggagaaagcagagctggctactttccatttacgggatgaggctaacgcctagtggattactcagcgttccatcatcggcgagcggaacattacttgggccaggttcagagaggcttttgagagccgtttctttccactagcatatcagatggctcgccagcAGGATTTCACGAGTCTACGGCAGAACAATcgctcggtgacagagtataatactgaatttaacCGGTTGGCtaggttttgtccagagttagttgtggaggacagatctcgcatgatgcagtttattcagggactggacgGTCatctgcaagtaaggcttgccggtttagggatcgcatcttactcagatgcactggatcgagccttgatgatagagttagctcagcagagagcatttccagataggaagaggaagcatacgggtcagacatctaGACAAATCCAGCAACCACCGGCTACACAGCAGCAGAACTGGAAACGACCCGAtagcgacattcgctgtttcagatgtggatccagagatcacatcaccccagcctactctctgggacagccagtttgcttttattgcaaattgcctaggcaccagagccgagattgtcagctgaaggctcagcacacggcttccggagggtcgggTCAGAGGGGGCAGTCTAGTCAGACGGGGgtatatcgaggagggcagaaagcccaatcttcacattgTCAGTAGGGGatagcttcacctgcagcagtgacatttggcatgctcggacaggagtaccccagtactcccatagtaccccagagctccgttccgggacctcattatctgactcagtatcagacgcagtcccagccatcagtacagtatcagtcgccaccctctcagacttctctggcaCAGTATCCAGTACCACCTCAGTCCTCCGCCAGAGTCTGGACgtattcatgcgattaccagagaggatgcgcagcgagccgacggatcctttttccgtggtacgatttctatttatgccttatctgcagatatactgatagatattgGTAGCTCGCATTattttatatctcgtacttttatgcgggagattggtagattacccacttgcaaACCCCAGCAATTGcctgtctctctaccgtccggtgatactttgggcgtcactcaggaggttagaggttgcccgttagattttggcaacctaatacttacggtggattttttttagtattggaaatggtcgattttgatattatacttggcatggactatttgtcagcatatcatgccactgttgattgctagacgagggtggtcacattccggccattatgagtttttagtaatgccatttgggcttaccaatgctctagcggtatttatggattgttgtggtggagcattgctctcacatgttatggattgttgtggtggagcgttgctcccacatattatagaTTGCTCGTAGAGGAGCGCTGCTCCCATATGGGTTGCATTGATggtggtagagtgttgctcccacatatgtagtattacttgtgatggagcgttgctctcacattcgaTGATCTATTTCTCTagtgatttgtagttagtgatcagatttcagacttgttgtcggggatcttatagttgagtatgtctgttgtacgggcattatgagttctaggttttaccatttaggcttacaaagccttagatgtttttcatggactcgatgatttcggtattccactacaagaaaatcctcattcaacaacactcaaacgacaacggttttatgccaaattattgtctttttgccttttaacaacggttttaaaaaaaaccgttgtcttttagcagttttttttgcttacgacaacgatttttaaaaaccgttgtctatttatgtttttttggggctacgacaatggtttttaaaagttacaacaacagtttttaaaaactgttgtctgtgtgtattttttttgggattacgacaacggtttttgaaaaccgttgtcttttaagtgttgttgaataccattgtttttttccttctccGTTTTTTCCCTTCACTATTTTTTGCTGAcgcgttttttctttccctctccacaaaattttttgccgccgcattccccCCTTTACATCCCTAAGCATTTTTGTCCAAATAAAATTCACGTTTTTAATCTCTTACTTCACGTTTTTTTCTCCTTCCTCTCCAGGCTCTAAACCTgccgccccttctcctttcctctcccagCCCTAAAAATCCGTCGCCCTTCACTACTCGTAGCGAACCAGTGGCGGGGAGGGAGAGAGATGGCCAACAAAGACCACAAGCATAGGAGCAACCAGGGGGGATCAGCAACGGAGGTCGCATTATCCAGAGGACGATGATGAAAAATCCCTAGATGGAGGGGCTTTAATCGTCCTCCTTGGATAGCTTCAAATCCATGGAGAACGATGATGGAGTTTCTTTGGAAAGTGGCGAAAGAAGTCCTCTGTTGTATAAGGTGGCTTTCAGATCTCCTTTCCTACCACTTTTTTCATTGTCGTTTTGTTAATGCTGATCATGAATAAAAATGGCAATTTAGCAAATAAATCTTGTTCCGACCTCTGAAGAAACttgaatttattttgttttacttgttcttaTAGGTTGGTAAATTCGCTAGTGGGTTCCTAAGAACCCTTTGCCGTCTAGGGTTAATAAGTCCATTCCATGGTTGAAATTTCTGTATTTTTCCTGCACTTTTGCTTCATCTATAGTCTCTTTCCCTTATTTATCCTTTTTTAAAACCTCAGTTGCTCGATCTGCAGAACATCTATCTCAATGGGCATTTGGGCGGAATTTCTTGTTTTTACATGCGTAGATTCATAAGGTTTAACTTTATTTGTGGATAATTTTTACAGGGTAAACCATTGTTCCTTGATTGGCGCACCTTGAGTTGTTGTGAGGATGACTAATTTTACAAGTGCAGTAATGATTTTCTCTCCTTCCTTTGAAGTTCTATAAGCCATTGTTCCTTTATCTTATCGTGAATCTTAGAGTTGTGGCAAGGAAGCTGCAATTTCTGGCAAATTCACATCCCCTGAACCATCATTTATAAGAGAAGAATAATCTTGGAAGACATACGTTCATACTTTTGGTGTCTCCTACAACATTAAGAGGCTGAAACAGCAACAACTTGTTCTCGAGAAGTTGGCTGGATTACTGACTAATAAACAGTTGGCAAACATGGATACAATAAATACTGGTGGAATTGGAGCTGAAGACAGAAAGATTGATGAGGACAAACATAACATGAAAGGCTTCTTCCTAATGAAATCTTTGCTACACAAACAAGTGAAAAGATACCAGACACTGGAAGAGAAGATTGATGACTTGTGCAATAGAATGGTGAGAAAAAGGAATAAAGTTCCTTTATATTGCCATTGATGCATTTCTTTCACAAATCTCATTATTCGCCTCATTGTCCAATTTCTTTTCTACTTGGTGTGTCTTAGGAGGACAACTACCAGTTAGGAAGCAGAAAAGACTCACAAGGTGTTAGAACAAAGGAGCAATCTGAGACACTTATGTGCTATCTAGAAGAAACATTTGAACTACAAAAGTGTGTTGTGGCAACAGGACAGAAGTTCACAGAAATGCAGTCCAAAACTAATTCTATCTTTTCTAGAGCTGATGCACATGATAAATCTATAGGCTTCAACTTGAGGCAGTTTGCTGATATCATTAGAACTTCAAAGGAACAACTCTAAGATTCACAACTCTAAGTTCACATGATAAATCTATACCAAATTTTAGTGAGTTGTGTCAATTTTCTAATCTAATCTAACTAATTTCTAGTTAATTTCTTTAAATCTCtcctttttaaaaaacttctcaattttgtgagatgatgattgttttttgaaaacaaaatgAGATAGACTATTGCTGATACTGATCTAACTCGGACAATCCTAGCTACATCATTGTTTCCCTTTATGTatatttgaaaagttaaacaAAATATCATGCAATAATATTTGGAGTGCTTTTACTGTGACTAGATTCTAGAAGTATGATGATCTCATATGGACTGGCAAAACGAGATACTAGTTCATTACTTACTAGTTACCTGGACACTCATTGCAAACAAATCATCAAGGCATTTTGAAGACAATGGTTCTGAGGAGATCGATCAAAGATCTGAGCCACAAAGTGTAACTTCCTATCTCCAAGGCACCACCAATAATCTTAGGTAAGTATCGATTATATTTTTCTCATACTTTATGTGGTAGCCTTTGTCTTATCAAGAACGGATACTAACAATTATCTGGTAGTACATCCTAtgaaaattaattgaacaatcatATATTCCTAAATACTTGAACGTTAGTAATATGCTATGTTGATGTTGCAACATTTTCGTTCCTGGAAGGTATTGCTTTCAATGGCATTGGCATAAACTTAGTTTTGTATCTTGATTCTATCCTTCATTGGCCTATTTCCTATGCAGACATAGATAATCAATTAGTAGATAGGATGAGTGGtgcatcaattaatcaattagttttgctgccaagttgcaatgggtaatgaacatctttaatatcattttcaattgactattttagtgaattgtatgcactaattttgtatttatgtgtagtttccattggaatttgACTGTCATTAAACCTCATAAGGAGATTGTTTATGTGTTGGATTCTTTAAGTCATCGCATTTGTGATGAAGGTTGGAAATATGTTATGGAAATGTAAGTTTATATATGctttttattatgtatttaatttagtcataaaacacttatatatcaactatgttgaatgtatatatgaagggcgttaagattatttaattcgaacaatggaaggaaaggaagaaagcaTGTACAATGGGAAGTAATCAAGGTATGGGTACTTCTATTTCAATCAAATATTTTAATGTGTATATTTATCATTAACAATATGAATTGCCTTTAACGTAGGCTCCTAGGCAGccagatgcgaaacaatgtggttattaCGTGATGAGATTTATGAGACAAATTACTGAAGAAATTACAATGATCGAGGGGGATACACTACCATCAATAATAATATTATCTTTATCATCTCAAATAATTAGAAGttttttagttattattttttttcaattaattatattttgttctttaagatcatataatttatgcgtgttcacagttcacaaaagtggaatactctcaagaagaaattgatgaagtgcgctctGAAATAGGcgaat from Zingiber officinale cultivar Zhangliang chromosome 4B, Zo_v1.1, whole genome shotgun sequence includes:
- the LOC121975013 gene encoding uncharacterized protein LOC121975013; translated protein: MDTINTGGIGAEDRKIDEDKHNMKGFFLMKSLLHKQVKRYQTLEEKIDDLCNRMEDNYQLGSRKDSQGVRTKEQSETLMCYLEETFELQKCVVATGQKFTEMQSKTNSIFSRADAHDKSIGFNLRQFADIIRTSKEQL
- the LOC121978236 gene encoding uncharacterized protein LOC121978236, with the protein product MDWQNEILVHYLLVTWTLIANKSSRHFEDNGSEEIDQRSEPQSVTSYLQGTTNNLSFHWNLTVIKPHKEIVYVLDSLSHRICDEGWKYVMEMALRLFNSNNGRKGRKHVQWEVIKAPRQPDAKQCGYYVMRFMRQITEEITMIEGDTLPSIIILSLSSQIIRIKLKQIGNVST